One region of Demequina sp. TMPB413 genomic DNA includes:
- a CDS encoding DUF1304 domain-containing protein, whose translation MVLVALVLAGLAAALHVYIWAMESLWWTTPRVRATFGTTVEQAEATRGLAFNQGFYNLFLAAVTVVGIAGYARGSDAVGAALVVAGAGSMAAAALVLVLSDRTKASAAVKQGALPLLALVLLAIAQL comes from the coding sequence ATGGTGCTTGTCGCCCTCGTCCTGGCCGGTCTCGCGGCCGCGCTGCACGTCTACATCTGGGCCATGGAGTCCCTGTGGTGGACCACACCGCGGGTGCGCGCCACGTTTGGCACCACTGTTGAGCAAGCCGAAGCGACCCGCGGACTGGCCTTCAACCAGGGGTTTTACAACCTGTTCCTGGCCGCGGTGACGGTCGTGGGAATCGCCGGATACGCCCGGGGTTCCGACGCGGTGGGAGCCGCACTGGTGGTCGCCGGCGCCGGATCGATGGCCGCGGCAGCTCTCGTGTTGGTCCTTTCTGACCGGACCAAGGCGTCGGCCGCGGTCAAGCAAGGGGCGCTGCCGCTGCTGGCGCTGGTGCTCCTCGCGATCGCGCAGCTCTAG